TTAAAGTGATGAATAGGTTTTCTTGAATCAGTTGTTGTTGATTCAATGGTACTTTGAGGTGAGATGAGAGCTTTGGGAAGggaaataatgtatatatagggGGAGATTAGAGAGCATAGTCAAGGATTTGATGAGATATAGTTGTGCATAAACGTTAATATGTCCTAAATATATGGCTTGTGTTTGTTAGACTACATTTGAATATACTACTATAATTTCCTTAGCTTGGTCAGAAGTTGAACAACCCATATATTTTCCAACCACACCGTTATATTTCACAATTGTCTTCTTATTCTTTGGCTTTAACTAACTCCATATCACTTTGAAGTTTTAACACTCTTAGCTTGATCCAATACTTCATACTTGGGCATGCATTTGGTTGGAAAATAGATGATCTGTTCAActtgtaaaaaatttaaatcaataTACATTCAGATGTAGTCTAACAAACACATCGGCCAATTAATTAGCTAGGGCAGAAATTGTATGAATTGAACAACTTAACCTCATCAAATCCTTGACTATGCCTACTAATCTCttcctatatatacataatttcccATTCCAAAAGTCTCATCTCACTCAAAGCACCATTGAATATACACTTGCTTCAACAAAATCTATTCACTTCAATTCTAAGCCAAACATCTGAATTGAAATTTAGTTAAACAAAGATGGCCACTACTGTCAAGAACTGCTTCCTCTTCTCCATGATGATAACATTGTGTTTAGCAAACATTAACAGCAGCTCCGCCGCTCGCCGCCTCCTGCAAATTCCCGGCGCGCCACCGCTGCCGACAATTCCCTCTCTACCACAAATGCCGTCCATTCCTAACATGCCAACCACCACACTTCCCCCTTTGCCAGCCTTCAACTTGCCTAATATGCCTCTCCCAACCTTGCCTTCTGCCCCAAAGCTCACTCTTCCTCCGCTGCCGGCTAACATCCCTCTGCCGACCTCATTTCCCAACTTTCCGGCGGCTTTTCCCACTCTTTCTCCACCTCCATcaaattgatttaattaattttcagctGCGGGCCCACCTTTCACCATTTCTTATATCAAACGGATCGATGAGTTGCTATTTACTGTTATTAGTGTGCCTTAGTTTGtcatctatatatatttctttgtaTTTGAATTGTTGCTGTAATGTTTTTTCATTGATTGTTTGAGTGTTGCCTATTTGTAATATAAGGAATTGAAGATTTCGTCTTTTTCTTGCTTAGTTTCTTCATCACGCATATTGTCTTCAACTATATGTAAGACATGAATTAAAACGAgatcttttattttatcttttatatataaaatctaaaatttggATATCATATTACAAGACGCTTGCAAGTtagaagaaaatataaaaataaccaattttcatttattaattatagatacataatattaattacaagctaatatattatgtgctttcaacacatagggtgtgtttggttgacaggtttagctatCAAGAATGAGTAtaaaagtcattgttattgtttggttgacaggtttttagaacactccTATGGGCATtgattaccccattaattgcaaaacacaTTCCTGGATAAAATAAggatttcatttcccttcctcctttacttccccaactattaataatcattctcattccatcctactaccaaacatgcaaaatactttcaccaaaactcattatcaaatatttgataccATTGCGATTCCGTTtcccatgtgtgaaccaaacacacccataatTTACTAACGGAAGACACAAAATATGTTAagtacaaacacataatttttgaaacaaCATTCGAAATATAAGGTGAACCATAACATATGGTATAACAATCGGTCTAAGACTTAATTCGCTTCATTATTGTGGTTTTAAGGCCATCCCCATTAGTGCTTTTGTTGGAGATTTTGGAACAATAAAAACTTAGAGGGAGGTTTTAACAAATGTGATGGGAGAGATTTTGGTGGTTTTTTCTCCTGCAAGGGAGGGGATTTTGGTAGCACTGTGGGGCTACTATGGAGGAGATAAGTTGCGCCTCACATGTGTGAGGCCAGTTCTCACGCCCAGGCGGGCGCGTAAATAcctttcttttttcaattttttattttttttttattttttttttctccactcTCAtgttctcttttctaatcacacctacaaaaactcctcaaaaccCATACAAAAAATCtccactattgaggaaggcctaatTAAGCATGGGCTTGGCAGAGTGTTTGGCAAAAGTAAGTGCAACAACCTAGTTTGCCTCGGTTCCCACAAAATCATCACTGCAACTCATACCACGGCATCTCAGCAAGTTTTTCTGTGAACAATGAATAaaaggtatatttttaatatattaaaaatacattatttatgtattgaatatacattatttaatatacaaaataatgtattttagtagtcaaataatgtaccttcaatacacaaatattgTACCTTTAGGCTGCATTTAGTTCACAAAAAATGTTTAAgtggaaatggaaatgaaattccatagaaaagaaaatactaGGAAGattgattccattgtttggtttgtgGAAAATAAAGTACTTGGGATATtgattctgttgtttggttagGGTTGAAATGGTaagaaataatgaatataaagactaaaatgcccctacagaatgataatgataaggaaaaatggtcaaataggcacTTAAACTTttcacaaaaagttaattaattaggtccatgaattttttaaaagtgcaattaaatacaCTAACTCACGATTTTAAGGCATCCAGCCACGTTAGCCGGCTACCTCATCACCGATAAGTTCCGGTAAATGTCCCGTGACCTTCTCCAGTAAGAAATACATCTCTTGGTCGTGACCTTAGCTTTTCCGATAGCCTTCAATATGCAATTGCATGTTAAGCTTCCattatttggttggagggaattgtaattcgtAGACTTTTTTGAATTGCAACAGAGCTTACGAAATTAGAATTTCATAGTAAATGATcaatttatccttattatttttatttttattacgtACTAAAGGaattttaatctttattgacttcttctctttcaatttctagtaattctattcttgtctaccaaacaatgaaatttgaattcctactttcTTCCACCTTATTTTTcccacaaaattacaatttcatttcctttaattatttcTTCCTTTCAACCAAATGTCTAAGTATTAGATCAAGCTAAAAAcgttaattaaaataatcttcAAAGTGATATGGGGTTAATTAAAGCGGAAGAATAAGACAGTTGTGTAATATAATGGTGTGGTTGGAAAATATATGGGTTGTTCAACTTCGATCTGACCAAGGAAATTATAGAAGTAGTACGTATTCAAATGTAGTCTAACAAACACAAGCCAAATAGGACAGATTAACGTTTATGCACAACTATATCTCATCAGATCGTTGACTATGGTCTCTAATCTCCccctatatatacattattatttccCGTTCCAAAGCTCTCATCTCACCTCAAAGTACCATTGAATCAACAACAACTGATTCAAGAAAACCTTTTCATCACTTTAAGCTAAACAAAGATGGCTGCGCTCAACAACACCTTCCTCCTCTCTCTGATGATAACATTGTGTTTAGCAAGCATCAACACCAGCTCCGCCACTCGCCGCCTCCTGCAAATTCCTGGTGCCCCACCGTTGCCGGCGATGCCGACAATTCCCTCTCTGCCTCAACCACAAATGCCATCCATTCCTAACATGCCAACCACCACACTTCCACCTTTGCCCGCCTTCAACTTGCCTAACATGCCTCTCCCTACCTTGCCTTCCGCCCCAAAGCTCACTCTTCCTCCCCTGCCGGCTAACATCCCTCTCCCAACTTCATTTCCCAACATGCCAGCTATTCCAACTCTTTCTCCACCTCCATCAAACTGATTTAATCAATTTTCGGCGCGCTGTCCACCTTTCATCATTTCTTATATCATACCGATTCAGTTGTACTGAATATTCATGTTAGACCAGCACGAGTAGCTCAGTTAATGGGTTCTTGAGAGACAGATTGTGGACAAGACTTTGTTGATCTCAAGATATTATAAACCATTTACTGTTGTTAGTGCATGCTTTAGTTtgtcattaatatatatattgcatttgtTTGTATATCGGCCTGTAATTTTCTTTGCTAGTGTACGTTCATTGATTATGCGAGTGTAATAGTGTTGACTGTTTGTTATATACAGTACACAAGATTTCCTTTCATTCTCAATTTCTCGACTTCTTCTATCTggctatatattatattattagtgtATTGCCATATTAACAGGGAAATATAGAaagaacaaaaattttatttattaatcacACATTTTACATTGATTTCCATTATAAGTGGAAACACCTACTGTGAGTCTGCTGTGACCGCGGCTTTGGGTCATGAATGTATAGTAAGTACAATTGCACACATTTTTATTCGATGGTTTAATTGCACAATGTGTAAAGTTTGGAAGCCTATTcgacatttttttcattttatttttaccaaTTATGTTAAATAGAgctcaatataaatatatattttcttctaaATTAAAGTCAAAATAGGGTTTCACCCAAAACGTAACGTACATTCTTTAGCAATTGCGgacttttttgtaaattaaatcaAAGTATCCAACAGTGCCAAATTCTAGGGACAATGGAAATTGGAGGGGATTTTCTCCATTAAAGACAAGATCGAGAGATCGAGTTAAGATACTTAGCTTCAAGATCTATATAGGGAGCAAAGGTTTGGAACTTAAGATTTGACTAAGTTTTCTCGATCGATCTATTTCTTGTTGTAACTTAAACTCTTGAtctatataatttaaatttgattaattttaccATTTTATTCATGTGAtaattcattaatattttaataaatgacTAGTTTATTCCCAGCCTATTAGTTGTTGGGTAGAtgttatatattgatatatgtgTATGACAATGATAAAgttacatttattatgtttgaAAGAAAATTTGACATGATTGGAACAcacaatttattttcttattacaGGTAAAAATTGTATGCATGGAAACTGTATGGATTAGCCATTAGAACATTTGAAAAAGAACATACccataatattatatagtaatagCGCGCCAAAGAAGAAGTCAAAAGATTGAGCgagccaaaaataaaataaaactaaagaaTTGAAACCAAATCTTCTATATATAACAAACAGGCAACAATCAATTGAAGGAAGGCTTGAAAGAAGCATTACAGGTACAAAGTACAAGGATATTGATGACAACATTAAGCACACTAATAATAGTATATGTCGATGAGATGaagaaataaaagttaaaattgaaaatatatgatCCGATCCAGTGCAGCAGCATATCAATCCGGCCGCTTCATGTacataagaaattaaaagatgaAGTGAACAACAACGTAACTGTAAATTAAGTAATCAATCAGTTTGATGGAGGTGGAGAAAGAGTGGGGATAGCCGGAAAGTTGGGAATAGAGGTTGGGAGAGGGATGTTAGCCGGCATGGGAGGAAGAGTGAGCTTTGGGGCAGAAGGCAAGGTTGGGAGAGGCATATTAGGCAAGTTGAAGGCTGGCAAAGGGGGAAGTGTGGTGGTTGGGATGTTAGGAATGGATGGCATTTGTGGTAAGCTTGGTTGAGGCAGAGAGGGCATCGTCGGCAACGGCGGGGCGCCGGGGATTTGCAAGAGGCGGCGCGTGGCGGAGGTGGTGTTGATGCAAATTGCTAGACACAATAATGTTATCATCATGGAGAGGAGGGAGCTGTTCTTGGCAGTTGCCATCTTTGTTTAGCTAAATTTGAGATGTTTGGCTTGGAAGTGAATAGGTTTTCTTGATTGAATGGTGAGATATGGCGAATTTGTAAAGGGAAATGTATATATAGGGGGAGATCATAAGCCTTGGTCAAGGATTTGATGAGATATAGGTGTGCATAAGCATCTATGTTTGACTCATTGGCTTGTGTTAGTTATACTACATGCATGCATttcaaaactttaaaaataatttataggTTTGCAACTTTTTAGATGTTCAACAAaccatatactattttccaaccTTGGCCAACCACATCCCATCAAGTTACTTTATCCTGTTATATTCTTTGCCTTTTAACTTAAAggactgtttggtaaataatcagcctatcagtcaattttggcttatttgaccactattagttgtttggttaataagctttttgtaacttcaaaatgctaaaattcaaaaggctactcaaagcagcctttttaattagctttttgagaaaagaaattataccaaaaagctatcagctaacagctaatttatcaaacaactttctagaaTCAgataatattatcaacaaatcataccttctaacccaaacagccaacccaatcagccaacaaccatttaccaaacagggccaaaatcgtactatattgtatatttatatattgttagCTTTATAATACAACAAATATTCAAGTTTATAATAATAGAGGGTTTTGGATGACTCCCCCTTATTTTGAATGGTCCATAGTAATACATATGTATGTCCACATTCttattgaaataataaatattaatattaattacttcTTAGTTTAAAAGCGGGTGACTCTCATGTTAGACCGTCTCAGGGATCCTTATCCGTGAGACGACGAATCAATTTAGatggaaatgtaatatttatgatgaaaagtgtaataataatcatgaataaatggattatTACTTATGAGGTAAAGTATGATACTTTGAGGAAATTTAGaaactaataattttaaattaaaatgtaatatttaggcgTCGAAATGTTACTTATGaggaaaagtataatacttatgagaaaaatgtaatacttacaAATAACTCACGTACCCCCATCTCGTGGATTAGGATCCGTGAGACATTACATAGGAGTTTTTGCCTTTAAAAAGTAgttaaaattcattttattaattaagagTGAAATTAATGTATTATTCTTACCATTATAGATTTAAAGGTCATTTTTCTATTGTTTACCTACTCCAAAATAGCTAAGCTattagttaaattttaatatcgACTGCACACCAATTACTGTCGTATTTGTAATTAGATAAAAATAGTTACTCCccgtaatatttatttaacacttaattttgaataaataaaatcaattatgTATATGTTACTATTATTTAACAGTGGCTTCAAGGCCCGAATCCAATATTTTGTCATCCAAGCGTAGCACTGAATGATATAAGTATAAGAATATAAAGTTGTGCCTTAACAATTAGCTAGTTATAACTTTTTGGTATAATGGTAAACACTTGATCTTAAAGactatatatttgtatattatttttgaatctGAAATTTGAcactatttaaaattaaattaaaccttctatataatataataaaattagtgtaATAACTCCTCGATACAAGCAATactttgataatattttatattaattttatgaaattttaatatattatgtttgtcataattaatttataacttttaattaaattaataatatgttGATACATATCATCCGTACATACTTATCTCTTGATCATGATAATTAGTATAAATTTTATCTGCTGTGGTGTGGAATGATATATAGaaaatctttaatttcattGATATGTAACactcatatataaaatatgatgtaaatattttatttttaccaattatgttaaataaagctccatatatatatatatatatatatatatatatattcttctaaagtcaaagtagggtttcacccaaaatatataaacattaattaATTCGGGTAGCAATtacggatttttttttttgtaaatcaaagtATATATCCAACATTGCCAAATTCTAGGGAGAGTGGAAATTGGAGCGGATTTCCTCCATTAAAGGCAAGAGAGAGTTTAGATGTATTATGCTTGA
This portion of the Ipomoea triloba cultivar NCNSP0323 chromosome 5, ASM357664v1 genome encodes:
- the LOC116021222 gene encoding protein PELPK1-like is translated as MAALNNTFLLSLMITLCLASINTSSATRRLLQIPGAPPLPAMPTIPSLPQPQMPSIPNMPTTTLPPLPAFNLPNMPLPTLPSAPKLTLPPLPANIPLPTSFPNMPAIPTLSPPPSN
- the LOC116020518 gene encoding protein PELPK1-like; this encodes MATAKNSSLLSMMITLLCLAICINTTSATRRLLQIPGAPPLPTMPSLPQPSLPQMPSIPNIPTTTLPPLPAFNLPNMPLPTLPSAPKLTLPPMPANIPLPTSIPNFPAIPTLSPPPSN
- the LOC116020517 gene encoding protein PELPK1-like; protein product: MATTVKNCFLFSMMITLCLANINSSSAARRLLQIPGAPPLPTIPSLPQMPSIPNMPTTTLPPLPAFNLPNMPLPTLPSAPKLTLPPLPANIPLPTSFPNFPAAFPTLSPPPSN